The DNA sequence CACCGCGGCCACGAGGATCTGCAAAAGACCGTGCTCCGGCTCGTCGACGGGCTGATGATCCAGCCCGTGATTGGCAAGAAGAAGGCAGGCGACTTCAAGGACCACCTCATCGTCGGCGCATACGAGAAGCTCATCGATGTGTACTTCAACAGCGAGCACGTCGTGCTGACGATCCTGCCGCTCGAGATGCGCTACGCCGGCCCGAAAGAGGCCGTCATGCACGCCATCATGCGCAAGAACTACGGCTGCACGCATATCATCATCGGTCGCGACCACGCGGGCGTCGGCAAGTACTACCATCCCGAGGCGGCAATCAACATCTTCAGGGACTACCCGGACATCGGCATCGAGCCGATCAGCATCCGCGGCGACTTTTTCTTCGACACGAAGTCGGGCCAGATCGAGAGCGACCGCACGATCGCCACGCCCGACGAGGCGCACATCCCGTTTTCCGGCACGAAGATCCGCAACATGATCGTTGCCCACACGCCCCCGCCGGCCGAGATCATGCGCCCCGAGGTCTTTCAAGTGATCGACGCGGATCCGGCTCCCTTCGTCGAGTAGCAGCCGGTCCGTCTGGATGGAGGACGAACGCAGACAGTGCACGAGGTCATCGACGCTGATCCGGTTCCGTCTGTCGAGTGAAGCACCAACCCGCATGTGAACGAGGATAGCGAGGCCATGGAGAAGGGATTTGTCATCTGGTACACGGGCGTTGCGGCGTCCGGCAAGTCGACCATCAACCAGGAAGTGCTCCGGCGGCTACGCGAGCGCGACGTCAAGATCGAGAACTTCGACGCCGACGAGGTGCGTGCCAACATCAGCCCGAACCTCGGTTTCACGCTCGAGGCGCGCGACGAGAACACGAAGCGGCTCGCGTTCTTCGGCAGCATCCTGGCGCGCAATGGCGTCTCGGCGAGCATCGCGGCGGTCTCGAGCCTGCGCCGGTTCCGCGACCGCGCGCGCAGCATGATCGACCACTTCGTCGAGGTCTACGTGAAGTGTTCGCTCGACGAGTGCAAGAAGCGCGACCCGAAGGGGCTCTATAAGAAGGCCACCGAGGGCAAGATCAACGACATCGCCGGCTGGCACCAGCCGTACGAGGAGCCGCTCAATCCCGAGCTTGTGCTCGACACGACCAAGCTGGGCATCGAGGAGTGCGCCGTGGCCGTGATCGCCAAGCTCGAGCAGCTCGGCTATCTGCCCGCGACGGTCGCCGCTGCCTCGACGGAGACCGGCTATTCGGCCGACGAGGAGGCAAAGGTCAGGAAACGCCTTGCCGATCTGGGGTATCTGTAAGCCACGGATCGTGCGAATGAACGCAGATTCCGTTTTCGGCGAGGCCCGGCCTCGCCGAAACTCTTTTTGAGATCAGCGCAATCGGTGTACTCTGAGGCCGTCTCGAGAGGATCGTTATAGCCATGTTGGGGAAGCTGTTTGGACGCAAGAAGGCCGGGCGCAAGGTCATCATGCTCGGCCTCGACGGCACACCGTACTCGCTCATCAAGGACCTGGCGGAGCGCGGCGTGATGCCGGCGACGGCGGCGCTCGTCGGCGATGAGCATTTCGCCGCCGCGGGCCGCCTCATGCAGATGGACTCGTCGATCCCTGAGATCTCATCGGTCGCGTGGACCTCGACGATGACAGGCCGCAACCCGGCCAAGCACGGCATCTTCGGCTTCACCGACCTCAAGCCCGGCACCTATGACCTCGTGTTCCCCAATTTCGCCAACGTGCAGACGAACGTGCTCTGGGACGTGCTCGGTGCGGCCGGCAAACGCAGCGTTATCGTCAACCAGCCGTCGACCTATCCAGCGAGGAAGCTCAGCGGCGTGCTCATCGCCGGCTTCGTTGCCATCGACCTCAAGAAAGCCGTGTACCCCCCGGAGCTCGTGCCGCGGCTCGAGGCAATGGGCTACCGCATCGACGTCGACGCCGCCCGCACCCGCGACGACATGGACGCCTTCATCGAGGACCTTTTCGCCACGCTGCGTGTGCGCGAGCGCGCCATCCTCGAGCTGTTCGACGAGGGCGGCTGGGACTTCTTCATGGGCGTGGTCACGGGCACCGACCGGCTCCACCACTTCCTGTGGGACGCCTACGAAAACGAGGCACACCCGCGCCACGAGGTCTTCCTTGACTACTACCGCGCCGTCGACGGGCTTATCGGCAAGATCACCGACCGGATCGAGGCCGGCGCGCCGCTGGTCATGATGTCCGACCACGGCTTCACAAGGATCAAGAAGGAGGTCTTCCTCAACCGCTGGCTGTGCGAGAACGGCTACCTCGACTTCGCGGCCGATCCGCCCGAGTCGCTCTCGCAGATAGCGGACGGCAGCCGCGCGTTCTGCCTCGATCCGTCGCGCATCTACATCAACGTCAAAGGCCATTACCCGAAAGGGTGCGTCGAGCCCGCCGACGTGCCGGCCCTGCTCGACGAACTCGCCGCGAAGCTCGCCGCGCTCGCCGATCCCGAGACGGGGGAACCGATGATCCGCAACGTCTACCGCCGCGACGAGGTCTTCTCCGGCCCGCTCCTCCGGCAGGCGCCGTGCCTCGTGCTCGTCTCGAACTGGGGCTGGGACCTCAAAGGCTCGGTCAAACGGCACGTTCTCGCCGAGAAGGGCACCCTCACCGGCATGCACACGCAGGACGACGCATTCCTCTACATCCGCGGCGCCGAGGTCACCGCGACGGCCAAGCCGACCGTGCGCGACGTGATGCCGACCATCCTGCAGCTCGCCGGATGCAAGGCGCCCGCCGATCTGGACGGCCACAGCCTGATCGGGTAGGATGCGGTCGCAAGCGGCAAACGTCGCTCGCCCGAGGTCGCTGCAAGACCGGAACTGCCTGCCCGGCAGCGCCGCCGGTCGCCAGAGAGATTGCCTGTGAACCTGCGCAACCAGCTCATCAAGAACATCCTGAGCAACTGGGCTTTTCTTTTTCTCAATCTCGTTATCTTCTTTTTCTTGACTCCCTACATCATCGAGGTGCTCGGGGCCGAACGCTCCGGGCTCTGGTTCCTGATCGGGTCGATCACGGGCTACTTCGGCATCGTGGCCTTCGGCATCCCGGGCGCAACCGAGAAGTACGTGGCCGAGTACATGGCCAAAGGTGACCACGAGCAGGTCAACCGCGTCATCTCGACGTCGCTATTCCTGTCGCTGTGGCTTGCAGCGATCGCGCTGGCGACGGCGGCGGTGCTAGCCCTCGTCGCGGACAGGGTTCTCACGGTCAGCGCGGCACACGTGACCGAGGCGCGCTGGGTGATGCTCATCATCGGCGTCGATCTGGCCTTCTCCTATCCGTGTGCGCTGATGTTCAACGTGCTCAAGGGCTTCAACCGCCACGACGTGCGCAATGCGATGCTCATCCCGGCGCTACTCGTCAAGGCCGGCGCGTTCGTCATCGCGCTCGTGAACGGCGGCGGGGTCGTCTCGCTCGTGCTGATCCAGCTCGCGACGAACGTGGCCAGCTACACAGCTGCCACGGTGTGGGTGCTCCGCAAGACGCCCTGGCTGCACGTGAGCATCAGCACACGTCATCCCGGCGTCTGCAGGCTGTTGCTCACATACGGCGCCTTCCAGTTTGTCGCCATGGCCGCCGGCCGTATCATCGTCTACACCGACGGGTGGATCATCGCCAGCATGCTCAGTATGACGGGAGTGACCGTCTACAATGTCGCCGCCAAGCTCAGCAACCAGGGCCGCGACATCTCGTCGGGACTCGACATGACGTTGCGTCCCGCGGCGAGCCACCTTCACGGGCTCGGCGACACGGCGGGGCTCCAAAAGCTGCTCGTGACCGGCAGCCGCATCGTGGTCATTCTGCTCGGCGCGCTCTACATCGTGTACCTCACCTGGGGCGGCGAGTTCATCCGCCTGTGGCTGCCCGGCCTGAGCCCTGCGCAAGCAGCCGGTTCGTACTGCTGCCTTCTGATCCTGGTCGGAGCGGCATTCCTCACCACACCGCTCGGACCGGGGATCTCGATCATGTACGGCATCGCGAGACACCAACCGTTCGCCAGGCTCGGCGTCATCGTCGCGGTGGCCAACGTTGGTCTGAGCATCGCGCTGGCGTTCCCGCTCGGCATCTATGGCGTGGCGATCGGCACGGTGACGCCGCTGTTTCTCATTCGCGGGCTCTACATGTACCGGTACCTGCCGCGCATCGTGGAGATGAGCCCGTGGCACTACCTCGTCGGCGTGTGGGGCCAACCGCTGCTGGCACTCGCGCCGCTTGCCGCCGTGCTCATTGGACTGCGCTTTGTCCTCGAGTTCACCAGCCTGTGGTGGCTCATGGGCTTCCTGGCGATCACCGGCAGCGCCTACGTCTTGTGGGTCTATCTCGTTGTGCTCCGGCACGAAGAAAAACAGCTTATCCACGACGCCGTCGGGCTCGTCGTCCGCCGCCCGGGGAGCAGGAGGGCGGCGCCGTGACCGCAGCCGAGCCCCACACCTTCGTCTCGTTTGCGCGGCACCCTTGGTCCGACGTCTGGCAGACGTGGGAGCACATCATGTCGCGACTTGCCCGCGACCATCGTGTGCTGTTCTGCTCGCGCGCTCAGTCGTGGGAGGAGGTGGTCCACACACTCAAAACGGGCAACGGCCTGCGCTGGCGATCGAGGCGCATCACGCCGCGCCTCATCGACCTGCCCGCCCGGCCCTGGTTGCCGCGCGTGCCGCAACGGAAGGACCTCGACCAGTTTCTGCTCAAGCTCCAGACCGCACGCATCCGCGCCGCGCTGCGCCGCCGCAAGTGGGACAACCCCATTCTCTACATCTGGCACCCCGACCTGGCCGACATGGTCGATCGTCTCGACGCGCGCCTCGTTTGCTTCCATTGCGTCGATGACTACCTCGGCTACACCCACCTGACGGATCAGACACGCCGAGTAATGTCGGACCAGATCCGCTATCTGCTCGATCGCGCCGATCTCGTCTTCGCTGCCGGCAATGCGATGCGTGCCGGGCTCGACCGCGCCGACGTGCAGGTTGTTCCGAACGGCGTGGACTACGCGCTCTTCGCCACTGCGCACGACAAAGCAGGACCACGGCCGACGGACATGGCGCATATCCCGCGCCCGATCGTCGCCCACATCGGACGGCTCAACGTCAAGATCGACTACCGGTTGCTGAACGAGATCGCACGCCGGCGCCGCAACTGGTCCGTGCTACTTGTCGGCCCGTTTCTCGGTCCTTTTCGGCCCGAGGAACAGAGGGCCATCGACGAGTTGCTCGCACAGCCAAACGCGTACCACATCCCCGCCAAGCCTGTAGACCAACTCCCGGCCTACCTGCGCCACGTCGACGTTGCCTTGATGGCCTACCGTATGATGGGCTGGGTGGTACGTGGCTTCCCTCTCAAACTGTTTGAGTACCTCGCAGCCGGCAAACCGTGCGTTGGCGCCCCGCTCGAAGAAAACATCCGCTACGGCGAGTATGTAACCATCGCCAACACCGCAGACGAGTGGGTTGCAGCCATCGAGCACTGGCTCGCCAACGACTCGGAGGTGCTGGCGCTCAAACGCATGGCGCTGGCCCAAGCCAACTCGTGGGACGACCGCTGCGCCTCTATTCTCAGGTTGATCGGCGAACGTCTCGGGGGCACCGCACCATGACCGGCAGCATGGGACCATATACGTTCATCTCGTTCTCGCGCGATCCTTGGAACAACGTGTGGCTCAACCGCCAACACATCATGTCGCGCCTGACACGCGAACACCGGGCGCTCTTCTGCTCGCGCACGCCCCGCTGGCAGGAGGTCTGGTGGAAGCTGCGGCTGCGCGAGCCGATCCGGTGGCGATCAAGGACGATCACGCCCAATCTGATCGACTTCCGCCCTTGGCCCTGGACGCCTCGCGTCCACGAATGGCCGGACCTGGACCGGTCCATCGAGAAGCTCCACGTCGCGCGGATCCGCACAGCCCTGCACCGTCACGGGTGGGACAACCGCATCACCTACATCTGGCATCCCGAGATGGTGCGCATGGCCGGCCGCTTCAGCGAACGGCTCACCTGTTTCCACTGCTACGACGACTATGCCGGCTACTCGTGGCTTGACGAAGCGGCCCGCCGCGTGACCAACAGCCAGATCGCTCGGCTCGTTGACACGGCCGACCTCGTGTTTGCCGCGGGCGACGCGATGCGCGAGACGCTGCCGCGCGCTGACGTGCTCGTTGTTCCCAACGGCGTCGACTACGAGCTGTACTCGACGGCACGCACCCTCGACGAGCCGCCTCCTGCCGACTTGGCGCGCATTCCGCAGCCCATCGTCGCCCACGTCGGACGTCTGCATATGTCCATCGACTTCGCGCTGCTTGCCGAGATCGCGCGTCGGCGGCGCAACTGGTCCGTCCTGGTACTCGGCCCGGTTCCGGGCCCCTACCCGCCCGAGCAGCAAGCCGCATACGATGCGTTCGTGCGCGAACCGAACGCCTACCGCATCGACGGAAGGCCGGTGGTCGAGCTCCCGCGCTACCTGCGCCACGTGCGCGTGACGCTCATGGCGTACCAGGTCATGCCATGGACCAGACGGATCTTCCCGCTCAAGCTGTTCGAGTACCTCGCCGCCGGCAAGCCGTGTGTCGGCCCGCCGCTTGACGAGCTCGTGCGCCGCGCCGGCTACGTCACCATCGTCGAAACCGTTGATGAATGGATCGCGGCCATCGAGCACTGGCTGGCCAACGACTCGGAGGTACAGGCAACCAAGCGCATGGCGCTGGCGAAGGCCAACTCGTGGGACGTGCGGTGCCGCCAGATCCTGCGCGCAGTTGCCGAGAAGCTCGGAGACCCCCTGCCTGGGGACGAGGCCAAGCTATGAGCGACACCGCACTGCAGTTCGTCTCGTTCTCGAACGACGCATGGAGCCGCGTATGGCTGAACCGCCACCACGTCATGTCGCGCATCGCCCGGCAACACCCCGTGCTGTTCGTCTCACAGCGCGCACGGCCCAGCGACCTCGTCGCGAACTGCTTCCTCCACCACCTGCCCCACCCGGGCCTGCGGCGCGTGGCGCCCAACCTGCTCGATCTGGTGCCCACACGCTTTGTGCCACGACTCGAGACACCGCCGCTCGATGCGCCGCTGCGCTCGCTCCATACCGCGATGGTACGCCGCGACGCCCGGTTGCTCGGCACAGGCGAGCGGGTGCTGTACCTGTGGCACCCGGACTTCGAGCCGATGGTCGGCCGACTCGGCGAACGGCTGGTCGTGTTCCATTGCTACGACAACTACGGCGGCTACCACAACCTGAGCGCCGTACAGCGGCGGCGGCTGGCGCGCGCACAAACGCGTCTCGCCCGGCGCGCCGGTCTCGTCTTCGCCTCCGGCAACGCGATGCGCGAGCTGCTGCCCGCCGACGTCGACGTGCACGTGATCCCCAACGGAGTCGATTTCGAATCGCACGAGCGCGTGCGCGCCGAGGGATCGTCCGTACCCAACGAGCTGGAAAGAATCCCGCGCCCGATCCTGGCGCACGTCGGCCGGATCACTCCAAAGATCGACTTCGCGTTGCTTACGGAGATCGCGCGTCGTCGACGCGACTGGTCGATTGTCCTCGTCGGGCCGCACGAGAGCCCGCTTCGGCCGCAAGACGTGCCGCCGTACAAGACGATGCTCGCCGAGCCGAACGTTCACTGCGTCGGGTTCGTGCCGCCAGACCAGATGGCGCGCTACATCCAGGCGATGGACGTTGGGCTTATGGCATACCGGCTCGCCGGCTGGGTCATCAAGGGCTTCCCGCTCAAATTGTTCGAGTACCTCGCCGGCGGTAAGCCGATCGTAGCGCCCGAGCTCGAAGAGCTTCAGCTCTACCGCGAGTACGTACGCTTCGCCACCACGCCGGATGAATGGGTCGGCGCCATCGCTCAAGCCCTGGCCGATACCGCCGAACAGAAGCGGCACGCGCGCATCACACTGGCCGCGCAGAATTCCTGGGACGACCGCTGTCGGCGTATACTCGATCTGATCGAGGCCAGGCTCGCAGGCCGCGGCGGAGGTCGGACGTGATGGACGACGCGCACCAGCCCTACACGTTCATTTCGCTCGCCTACGAGCCGTGGTCGGACATCTGGCTCAACCGCCAGCACATCATGTCGCGCATGGCGCGGGCCCATCGCGTCCTGCATTGCCCCAGGATCCCCTGGTGGCGCGAACTCGTCTCCCGCATCAGATGCCATCAACCGATTGAGTGGCGCTCGCGCCGGATCGCGCCGACACTCAACGAGATTCGCCCCGCGCCCTGGTTGCCACAAGTCTGGGAATGGCCCGACCTGGATCGTTTCCTGCAGAAGCTCCAGGCGGCGCGCCTTCGTTCCGTTCTCCGTCGAGCGGGCTGGGACAACCGTATCCTCTACATCTGGTACCCCGAGATGGCCGGCATGGTCGGCCGCCTCGGCGAGCGACTGGTCTGCTTCCACTGCTATGACTACTACCTCGATTACCCGTGGCTGAGGCCGCGTGAACGCCACGTGCTGACCGACCGGATGAAGCGCCTCCTCGACCGCGCCGATCTCGTTTTCGCCGCCGGCGGGGCAATGGCGACCCAACTCGGGCGGCGCGACGTCCACATTGTCCCCAACGGCGTCGACTATGAGTTGTTCGCTGCCGCGCACACGCTCGACGAGCCGCCACCAGTCGACCTGGCGCACATCCCCCAGCCAATCGTCGCCCACGTCGGGCGGCTCCACGCGGGCATCGACTTCGCGTTGCTCGCCGAGATCGCGCGCCGGCGGCGCGACTGGTCCGTTGTGGCCCTTGGCCCCGTTCCTGGTTCTTACCCGCCCGAGCAGCAGGCGGCCTACAACGCGTTCGTGCGCGAGCCGAATGCCTACCGCATCGAGGGGAAACCGGTCATCGAGCTCCCGCGCTACTTGCGCCACGCGCGCGTAGCCCTTATGGCGTATCAGCACATCGAGTGGACCAAGCAGATCTTCCCTCTCAAGCTCTTCGAATACCTCGCGGCGGGCAAGCCGTGCGTCGGCCCGCCGATCGAGGAGAACATCCGGCACAGCCGATTCGTCACCGTGGCCACAACGCCCGAGGAATGGGTCGCCGCCATCGAGCACTGGCTCGCCAACGACACCGAGGAGCTCGCCCTCGAGCGGATGGCGTTCGCACGCCAGAACTCGTGGGACGCACGCTGCCGCCGAATCCTCGGACTGATCGCCGACAAACTCGGCGATCCACCGCCCCTATTCGGAGGCCTCCCCGTCGAACCGGAGCCACACACGCAAGGAGATACAGGACAATGAAGGGCTGGGGTCCAATCACCATCGTGGGCGCCGGCTCGTGGGGCACGGCGCTCGCCAAGCTGCTCGCTGACCAAGGCCTCGAGGTCCGGCTGTGGGTCTACGAGCAGGAAGTCTGCGAGGCGCTTGTCCGAACGCACACCAACCCCGTCTACTTGCCCGACGTGGAACTGGCCGCCGGAGTCGTCGCCATACCCGAGTTCGCCGAGGCGCTCGATGGCGCGGCCGTCGTCTGCTTCGTCGTGCCCTCGCACGTTCTGCGCCGCGTGGCCGCCGACTGCGCCCCGTGCTTGCCCGCGAACGCCGCCCTGC is a window from the Verrucomicrobiota bacterium genome containing:
- a CDS encoding glycosyltransferase translates to MSDTALQFVSFSNDAWSRVWLNRHHVMSRIARQHPVLFVSQRARPSDLVANCFLHHLPHPGLRRVAPNLLDLVPTRFVPRLETPPLDAPLRSLHTAMVRRDARLLGTGERVLYLWHPDFEPMVGRLGERLVVFHCYDNYGGYHNLSAVQRRRLARAQTRLARRAGLVFASGNAMRELLPADVDVHVIPNGVDFESHERVRAEGSSVPNELERIPRPILAHVGRITPKIDFALLTEIARRRRDWSIVLVGPHESPLRPQDVPPYKTMLAEPNVHCVGFVPPDQMARYIQAMDVGLMAYRLAGWVIKGFPLKLFEYLAGGKPIVAPELEELQLYREYVRFATTPDEWVGAIAQALADTAEQKRHARITLAAQNSWDDRCRRILDLIEARLAGRGGGRT
- a CDS encoding alkaline phosphatase family protein; its protein translation is MLGKLFGRKKAGRKVIMLGLDGTPYSLIKDLAERGVMPATAALVGDEHFAAAGRLMQMDSSIPEISSVAWTSTMTGRNPAKHGIFGFTDLKPGTYDLVFPNFANVQTNVLWDVLGAAGKRSVIVNQPSTYPARKLSGVLIAGFVAIDLKKAVYPPELVPRLEAMGYRIDVDAARTRDDMDAFIEDLFATLRVRERAILELFDEGGWDFFMGVVTGTDRLHHFLWDAYENEAHPRHEVFLDYYRAVDGLIGKITDRIEAGAPLVMMSDHGFTRIKKEVFLNRWLCENGYLDFAADPPESLSQIADGSRAFCLDPSRIYINVKGHYPKGCVEPADVPALLDELAAKLAALADPETGEPMIRNVYRRDEVFSGPLLRQAPCLVLVSNWGWDLKGSVKRHVLAEKGTLTGMHTQDDAFLYIRGAEVTATAKPTVRDVMPTILQLAGCKAPADLDGHSLIG
- the cysC gene encoding adenylyl-sulfate kinase, whose amino-acid sequence is MEKGFVIWYTGVAASGKSTINQEVLRRLRERDVKIENFDADEVRANISPNLGFTLEARDENTKRLAFFGSILARNGVSASIAAVSSLRRFRDRARSMIDHFVEVYVKCSLDECKKRDPKGLYKKATEGKINDIAGWHQPYEEPLNPELVLDTTKLGIEECAVAVIAKLEQLGYLPATVAAASTETGYSADEEAKVRKRLADLGYL
- a CDS encoding glycosyltransferase, whose amino-acid sequence is MDDAHQPYTFISLAYEPWSDIWLNRQHIMSRMARAHRVLHCPRIPWWRELVSRIRCHQPIEWRSRRIAPTLNEIRPAPWLPQVWEWPDLDRFLQKLQAARLRSVLRRAGWDNRILYIWYPEMAGMVGRLGERLVCFHCYDYYLDYPWLRPRERHVLTDRMKRLLDRADLVFAAGGAMATQLGRRDVHIVPNGVDYELFAAAHTLDEPPPVDLAHIPQPIVAHVGRLHAGIDFALLAEIARRRRDWSVVALGPVPGSYPPEQQAAYNAFVREPNAYRIEGKPVIELPRYLRHARVALMAYQHIEWTKQIFPLKLFEYLAAGKPCVGPPIEENIRHSRFVTVATTPEEWVAAIEHWLANDTEELALERMAFARQNSWDARCRRILGLIADKLGDPPPLFGGLPVEPEPHTQGDTGQ
- a CDS encoding glycosyltransferase, with translation MTGSMGPYTFISFSRDPWNNVWLNRQHIMSRLTREHRALFCSRTPRWQEVWWKLRLREPIRWRSRTITPNLIDFRPWPWTPRVHEWPDLDRSIEKLHVARIRTALHRHGWDNRITYIWHPEMVRMAGRFSERLTCFHCYDDYAGYSWLDEAARRVTNSQIARLVDTADLVFAAGDAMRETLPRADVLVVPNGVDYELYSTARTLDEPPPADLARIPQPIVAHVGRLHMSIDFALLAEIARRRRNWSVLVLGPVPGPYPPEQQAAYDAFVREPNAYRIDGRPVVELPRYLRHVRVTLMAYQVMPWTRRIFPLKLFEYLAAGKPCVGPPLDELVRRAGYVTIVETVDEWIAAIEHWLANDSEVQATKRMALAKANSWDVRCRQILRAVAEKLGDPLPGDEAKL
- a CDS encoding oligosaccharide flippase family protein, which codes for MNLRNQLIKNILSNWAFLFLNLVIFFFLTPYIIEVLGAERSGLWFLIGSITGYFGIVAFGIPGATEKYVAEYMAKGDHEQVNRVISTSLFLSLWLAAIALATAAVLALVADRVLTVSAAHVTEARWVMLIIGVDLAFSYPCALMFNVLKGFNRHDVRNAMLIPALLVKAGAFVIALVNGGGVVSLVLIQLATNVASYTAATVWVLRKTPWLHVSISTRHPGVCRLLLTYGAFQFVAMAAGRIIVYTDGWIIASMLSMTGVTVYNVAAKLSNQGRDISSGLDMTLRPAASHLHGLGDTAGLQKLLVTGSRIVVILLGALYIVYLTWGGEFIRLWLPGLSPAQAAGSYCCLLILVGAAFLTTPLGPGISIMYGIARHQPFARLGVIVAVANVGLSIALAFPLGIYGVAIGTVTPLFLIRGLYMYRYLPRIVEMSPWHYLVGVWGQPLLALAPLAAVLIGLRFVLEFTSLWWLMGFLAITGSAYVLWVYLVVLRHEEKQLIHDAVGLVVRRPGSRRAAP
- a CDS encoding glycosyltransferase, which translates into the protein MSRLARDHRVLFCSRAQSWEEVVHTLKTGNGLRWRSRRITPRLIDLPARPWLPRVPQRKDLDQFLLKLQTARIRAALRRRKWDNPILYIWHPDLADMVDRLDARLVCFHCVDDYLGYTHLTDQTRRVMSDQIRYLLDRADLVFAAGNAMRAGLDRADVQVVPNGVDYALFATAHDKAGPRPTDMAHIPRPIVAHIGRLNVKIDYRLLNEIARRRRNWSVLLVGPFLGPFRPEEQRAIDELLAQPNAYHIPAKPVDQLPAYLRHVDVALMAYRMMGWVVRGFPLKLFEYLAAGKPCVGAPLEENIRYGEYVTIANTADEWVAAIEHWLANDSEVLALKRMALAQANSWDDRCASILRLIGERLGGTAP